Proteins co-encoded in one Bacillus sp. FSL H8-0547 genomic window:
- a CDS encoding glycoside hydrolase family 68 protein has protein sequence MNFSRLAKQATAVTLSTGILLSGAVTQTSAAPKDPADYKETYGTSQITRSAMKDMINQHGDARYTVPKFDASKIENIPSAKKTTESGETMDLDVWDTWPLQNADGTVAEYKGYHIVFGLAGDPKNANDTFIYMFYKKAGDNSLDAWKNAGRVFDSNDKNVPNDPYLKRQSEEWSGSATFTEDGEVRLFYTNREAFNADAGYYGKQTLTTAQVNVSQPDSKSLKIDGVSDYKSIYEGKDSKYYQTVDKFAKDGAPNDNHTFRDPHYIEEDGKKYLVFEANTGTEYGYQGEESLYNQAYYGKSNKFFQQEKNALLNSDKKQLAEVANGAIGIIEINDDYTLKKEMKPLIVSNTVTDEVERPNIFKKDGKWYLFTSSRGSKMTIDGIDNQDIYLLGYVADSLTGKFKPLNKTGIVLHHDLDPNDITWNYAHYAIPQEDSDDAVVTSYMTNRGFFEDNKSTFAPSFKLNIKGNKTSVVKDSILEQGQITDDE, from the coding sequence ATGAACTTTAGCAGGCTTGCCAAACAGGCAACAGCAGTAACACTCAGCACAGGCATTCTTTTAAGCGGCGCGGTAACCCAAACATCTGCAGCTCCAAAGGATCCGGCAGATTACAAAGAAACGTACGGTACTTCGCAAATCACTCGTTCTGCAATGAAAGACATGATTAACCAGCACGGTGATGCAAGATACACCGTACCAAAATTTGACGCTTCAAAAATTGAAAATATCCCTTCTGCCAAGAAAACAACAGAATCAGGGGAAACGATGGACCTTGATGTGTGGGATACATGGCCGCTTCAAAATGCTGACGGCACAGTGGCAGAATACAAAGGCTACCATATTGTTTTCGGTTTAGCCGGCGATCCTAAAAATGCAAATGACACATTTATCTACATGTTCTATAAAAAAGCCGGCGACAACTCCCTTGACGCCTGGAAAAATGCAGGACGCGTTTTTGACAGCAATGATAAAAACGTACCGAATGACCCTTACTTAAAACGTCAGTCTGAAGAATGGTCAGGTTCAGCTACATTCACAGAAGACGGAGAGGTCCGCTTATTCTATACAAACCGTGAAGCTTTCAATGCTGATGCAGGTTATTATGGAAAACAAACCTTAACAACGGCACAAGTAAATGTCTCTCAGCCTGATTCAAAATCACTTAAAATTGATGGCGTTTCTGATTATAAATCCATCTACGAAGGCAAAGACAGCAAATACTATCAGACAGTAGACAAGTTTGCTAAAGACGGAGCTCCGAATGACAACCATACATTCAGAGATCCTCACTATATTGAAGAAGACGGCAAGAAATACCTTGTGTTCGAAGCAAACACAGGCACTGAGTACGGCTATCAAGGGGAAGAATCACTTTACAATCAAGCATACTACGGCAAAAGCAACAAATTCTTCCAGCAGGAAAAGAACGCTCTTTTGAACAGTGACAAAAAGCAGCTGGCTGAAGTAGCGAACGGCGCAATCGGAATCATTGAAATCAATGACGATTATACCCTTAAAAAGGAAATGAAGCCGCTGATCGTATCAAATACGGTCACTGACGAAGTGGAACGTCCGAACATCTTCAAAAAGGACGGCAAATGGTATTTGTTCACAAGCTCACGCGGTTCAAAAATGACGATCGACGGCATTGATAATCAGGATATCTACCTTCTTGGCTATGTAGCCGACTCACTGACAGGCAAGTTCAAGCCGCTTAACAAAACAGGCATCGTGCTTCATCATGACCTTGATCCAAATGATATTACCTGGAACTATGCTCACTATGCCATCCCTCAGGAAGACAGCGATGATGCCGTTGTCACAAGCTATATGACAAACAGAGGCTTCTTTGAAGACAACAAGTCAACCTTTGCTCCGAGCTTTAAGCTGAACATCAAAGGAAACAAAACATCGGTCGTAAAAGACAGCATCCTTGAACAGGGCCAGATCACAGACGACGAGTAA
- a CDS encoding glycoside hydrolase family 32 protein: protein MTVSTGILIHAFLKTKDVPPAEKEEHSYRAAYHFTAPDHWKNDPQKPVYYEGTYHYYYLYNGDYPDGNGTEWRHAVSKDLVHWKDEGVAIPKYTNANGDPWSGSVVIDKENTAGFGKDAFIAVVTQPSKDGQKQEQFLWYSTDKGKTFKSYSEEPVMKNPGTKDFRDPKIIRDDIRGKWVMTMAEGNKIGFYESDNLKDWRYTSSFQTENLGVLECPDLFRMRADDGTEKWVLGMSANGKESGKPNTYAYWTGSFDGTEFKPDHEEPEWLDYGFDWYGGVTFESAESDPLDKRYALAWMNNWAYANNTPTMEEGFNGQDSVIREIRLTHEANNHYYLSSKPSEKLDKLNTVTKTYKRIEVDGAKTLDVRDDTYMLEADISWSDLKNAGFRLLESEDGKRHADAGISSTEGYSFVNRGPTGHPDESNQLTESKAPFDAGKKKVHMKILVDKTSVEVFIDDGKTVHSNLVYPNPGDKGITLFSDGGKAVFENVKIKHLKTVQTK from the coding sequence ATGACCGTCTCAACCGGCATATTGATCCACGCTTTTTTAAAAACAAAAGATGTTCCGCCAGCAGAAAAAGAAGAGCATTCATACCGGGCTGCCTATCATTTTACAGCCCCTGATCACTGGAAAAATGACCCGCAAAAGCCTGTTTACTACGAAGGAACCTACCATTATTACTATTTATATAATGGCGACTATCCGGACGGAAACGGCACAGAGTGGCGCCATGCGGTTTCAAAAGACCTCGTTCACTGGAAGGACGAAGGCGTCGCTATCCCGAAATATACAAACGCAAACGGAGATCCATGGTCAGGATCTGTCGTTATTGATAAAGAAAACACAGCCGGCTTCGGAAAAGACGCCTTTATTGCTGTCGTCACCCAGCCGTCAAAAGACGGACAGAAGCAGGAGCAGTTCCTCTGGTACAGTACAGATAAAGGCAAGACCTTTAAATCTTACAGCGAAGAACCTGTCATGAAAAATCCCGGTACAAAGGATTTCAGGGACCCTAAAATCATCCGCGATGACATCCGCGGCAAATGGGTGATGACGATGGCAGAAGGAAATAAAATCGGCTTCTATGAATCAGACAACCTGAAAGACTGGCGCTATACAAGCAGCTTTCAAACCGAAAATCTCGGTGTGCTTGAATGCCCTGATCTTTTCCGCATGCGGGCAGATGACGGCACTGAAAAGTGGGTGCTCGGCATGAGCGCAAACGGGAAAGAGTCAGGTAAGCCCAACACCTATGCCTACTGGACCGGCTCATTTGATGGAACTGAGTTCAAGCCTGATCACGAGGAACCGGAATGGCTTGACTACGGCTTTGACTGGTATGGAGGTGTGACATTTGAAAGCGCAGAGTCAGATCCATTAGACAAACGATACGCACTTGCCTGGATGAACAACTGGGCTTATGCCAATAACACACCAACGATGGAAGAAGGATTTAACGGCCAGGATTCTGTCATTCGTGAGATCAGGCTGACGCACGAAGCAAACAATCATTATTACCTTTCTTCAAAGCCCAGCGAAAAGCTGGATAAGCTGAACACCGTCACGAAAACCTACAAGAGAATCGAAGTAGACGGCGCCAAAACCCTTGATGTCCGCGATGACACCTACATGCTGGAAGCGGACATCTCCTGGTCAGATCTGAAAAATGCCGGATTCCGGCTGCTTGAATCAGAGGATGGAAAACGGCACGCAGACGCAGGAATCTCTTCAACAGAAGGTTATTCCTTTGTGAACCGCGGACCCACAGGTCACCCGGACGAAAGCAATCAGCTCACAGAAAGCAAAGCACCGTTTGATGCAGGCAAAAAAAAGGTGCATATGAAAATTCTTGTTGATAAAACAAGTGTGGAAGTGTTCATAGATGACGGGAAGACCGTTCACTCCAATCTTGTTTATCCAAACCCCGGCGACAAAGGAATCACGCTCTTTTCCGACGGAGGGAAAGCCGTATTTGAGAATGTGAAAATCAAACATTTAAAAACTGTTCAGACAAAATGA
- a CDS encoding response regulator, translating to MKALIVDDEFNVRDVIRHLGEWEKHGITQLLEAGNGKEAKKWIEKEKPELIFTDIKMPGMSGMELIEWLDSISYPGKVVFITGYNDYSYMRKAIQHSSFDYLLKPIEYEAFNHTLEKSVQAWIDDFQHAEVLEDAKKLRRNQVATSICHGDRPDAESLAEFLPEADDYELTLLSFYQMHQPEPYIQKLSEELMNRRLGNAFHLQTDLNLCLVITTPNQWLTAEEWISSEFDIPVRLVEGESAISLAHIRSSFQELLKKLENQEFRSIHRLDELDAARRMEDIVSYVDTYYMEDLSLEKLSNVFFLSREHISRKFKQETGMTLSKYMTDLRIKQAKKWLRETDKTIYSISTMLGYQDEIYFSKLFKKMVGMTPFEFRKEAAE from the coding sequence GTGAAGGCACTGATTGTTGACGATGAGTTTAATGTGCGGGATGTCATTCGCCATCTGGGAGAATGGGAAAAGCACGGAATTACACAATTGCTTGAGGCAGGCAACGGCAAGGAAGCTAAAAAATGGATTGAAAAAGAAAAGCCGGAGCTGATTTTTACAGATATTAAAATGCCCGGCATGTCAGGCATGGAACTTATTGAGTGGCTCGATTCCATTTCTTATCCGGGGAAGGTCGTTTTTATTACGGGCTATAATGATTATTCCTATATGCGCAAAGCGATCCAGCACAGCAGCTTTGATTATCTGCTGAAGCCGATTGAATATGAAGCGTTTAATCATACGCTTGAAAAATCCGTTCAGGCCTGGATAGACGATTTTCAGCATGCCGAAGTGCTGGAAGATGCGAAAAAACTTCGAAGAAACCAGGTTGCAACCTCCATCTGTCACGGCGACAGGCCTGACGCAGAAAGTCTGGCCGAGTTTCTTCCTGAAGCAGATGACTATGAGCTGACTCTGCTTTCTTTTTATCAGATGCACCAGCCGGAACCCTATATTCAAAAACTGTCAGAAGAACTTATGAACCGCAGACTGGGAAATGCGTTTCACCTGCAGACAGACTTAAATCTCTGTCTGGTGATCACCACTCCGAACCAGTGGCTGACAGCGGAAGAATGGATCAGTTCAGAGTTTGACATCCCTGTAAGACTTGTCGAGGGGGAGTCAGCCATCTCCCTTGCACACATCAGATCCTCTTTTCAGGAGCTTCTGAAAAAACTTGAAAACCAGGAATTCAGATCAATCCACCGGCTGGATGAACTGGATGCTGCCCGCCGCATGGAAGATATCGTGTCCTATGTGGATACCTATTATATGGAGGATTTAAGCCTTGAAAAGCTGTCGAACGTATTCTTTTTAAGCCGGGAGCATATTTCGAGGAAATTCAAGCAGGAAACGGGAATGACCCTTTCCAAATATATGACGGATTTGCGGATCAAACAGGCAAAAAAATGGCTGCGGGAAACAGATAAAACCATCTATTCCATCTCTACCATGCTCGGTTATCAGGATGAAATCTATTTTTCCAAGCTGTTTAAAAAAATGGTCGGAATGACACCATTTGAATTCAGAAAGGAAGCGGCTGAATGA
- a CDS encoding AraC family transcriptional regulator yields the protein MSEKKYFEHVYSPSGFARSHLFFPLIGGFNKMSPEFYFERDYYPAWEFLYVTSGRGWFAINDQWIKLEPGDGLLYDMRLPHKYKADPEDPYEMMYLVFNGDEIKHLMEKWFPSPSTLIRGTAGKDEYETTLIRILKMGDSADDKEETEINILIYQMLTQLLKYSRAEPKDLNRAKPEALEHGRMYMEEHFSQAADIQDAAKAAGLSYYHFIRQFKRYYGVSPKEYLTKLKIGHAKKVLIYSDNQVSEVAEAAGFSSYNAFLTTFLQHEGVSPTHFRKTWTLSRYHS from the coding sequence ATGAGCGAAAAAAAATACTTTGAACATGTTTATTCGCCGAGCGGGTTTGCCCGCTCGCATTTGTTTTTCCCTTTAATCGGCGGATTCAACAAAATGTCGCCTGAGTTTTATTTTGAACGTGACTATTATCCGGCATGGGAATTTCTTTATGTTACCTCCGGCAGAGGCTGGTTTGCCATAAATGATCAATGGATTAAACTCGAACCGGGTGACGGGCTCCTGTACGACATGAGACTCCCCCACAAATATAAAGCAGACCCTGAAGATCCGTACGAAATGATGTACCTCGTCTTTAATGGCGATGAAATAAAGCATCTCATGGAAAAATGGTTTCCATCCCCCTCCACTTTAATCAGAGGCACGGCAGGAAAAGACGAATATGAAACAACGCTTATCCGGATTTTAAAAATGGGCGACTCGGCTGATGACAAAGAAGAAACCGAAATCAACATTCTCATTTATCAGATGCTGACACAGCTGCTGAAATACAGCAGAGCCGAACCGAAAGACCTGAACAGAGCAAAGCCTGAGGCACTTGAACATGGCAGAATGTATATGGAAGAACATTTCTCTCAAGCAGCAGACATTCAGGATGCTGCCAAAGCGGCGGGCTTAAGCTATTACCACTTCATCCGCCAGTTTAAGCGATATTATGGTGTTTCACCTAAAGAATACTTAACCAAGCTGAAGATCGGACATGCGAAAAAGGTCCTGATCTATTCAGACAATCAAGTGAGCGAAGTTGCAGAGGCAGCCGGCTTCAGCAGCTATAACGCATTTTTGACAACATTTCTTCAGCATGAAGGCGTCTCTCCGACTCATTTCAGGAAGACATGGACCTTGTCGAGGTATCATTCATAA
- a CDS encoding GNAT family protein has translation MNFAVKPVLTGEFVQLRPFLVEEDMPYIEECLKDPVVLKYTGSEAAYDKKTVYTWYASRNEQSGRLDLAIVDKARQVLVGEAVVNLYNAEDRSMNFRILIGAGGRDRGLGTEATRLIIDYMFEKTDLNSLTLSVFAFNPRAVRVYEKSGFETVSIDKDELKHDGKWIDSINMMLTRENWEKRRA, from the coding sequence ATGAATTTTGCTGTTAAACCAGTCCTTACCGGAGAATTCGTCCAGTTGAGGCCGTTTCTTGTGGAAGAGGATATGCCTTATATAGAAGAGTGTTTAAAAGATCCTGTGGTACTGAAGTACACCGGCAGTGAAGCTGCATATGACAAGAAAACAGTATATACATGGTATGCCTCAAGAAATGAGCAGTCCGGCCGCCTTGATCTTGCCATCGTGGACAAGGCACGGCAAGTGCTTGTGGGAGAAGCGGTTGTTAATCTGTATAATGCCGAAGACCGCAGCATGAATTTCAGAATCCTGATCGGTGCGGGAGGAAGGGACCGCGGGCTCGGAACAGAAGCAACCCGGCTGATCATTGATTACATGTTTGAAAAAACAGATTTAAACAGTCTGACTCTGAGTGTGTTCGCTTTTAATCCCCGTGCAGTAAGAGTGTATGAAAAGTCGGGGTTTGAAACAGTAAGCATTGATAAAGATGAATTGAAGCACGACGGGAAATGGATTGATTCGATCAATATGATGCTGACAAGAGAAAACTGGGAGAAAAGAAGAGCATGA
- a CDS encoding ABC transporter substrate-binding protein, with product MKKVIYFIGILLLLTACNNDAAPEKQNVKEEKITLDLRNPKIEVSTQFEEMTKAYERENPHVRIRVHTVGGAMDDLSDLKAEMAAGSGPDIFTNTGYENARLWQDYLEDLSNEPWVNDAYPEALVPMKRNGKVYGMPVNLEGYGFIYNRDLFKKAGVAKLPETLSELRAAAEKLKNSGVTPFATGYYEDWKLGDHLMNIAFAQQENTEAFIQNLNSGKEKISNNQNFEDLLNLLDLTLQYGNDNPLTTDYAMEVDLFTSGKAAVIQQGNWIQPMIDQAAPDMDIGFMPIPINDRPVKEALVVSVPNYWAVNKQSSPEKKKEAKKFLNWMVSSEEGKRYMTEEFKFIPAFDHIKAENLGTLAEETLQTYKEGSAVPSNWFDFPVGIREEFGEATQLYVGRQLNRKQLLNEYQKSWERFSKE from the coding sequence ATGAAAAAGGTTATTTATTTTATTGGAATTCTTCTGCTGCTTACTGCATGCAACAACGATGCCGCGCCGGAAAAACAGAACGTCAAAGAGGAAAAGATTACACTTGATCTGCGGAACCCTAAGATAGAGGTTTCCACCCAGTTCGAAGAAATGACGAAGGCTTATGAACGGGAAAATCCACATGTAAGGATTCGTGTGCATACAGTTGGCGGCGCCATGGATGATCTGTCAGATTTAAAAGCGGAAATGGCAGCCGGCAGCGGACCGGATATTTTCACTAACACCGGCTATGAAAATGCCAGGCTGTGGCAGGACTATCTAGAGGATTTATCCAATGAACCATGGGTGAATGACGCCTACCCCGAAGCTCTGGTTCCAATGAAACGGAATGGAAAGGTGTACGGCATGCCCGTCAACCTTGAGGGATATGGTTTTATCTATAACAGGGACCTTTTCAAAAAAGCAGGTGTTGCGAAACTTCCTGAAACACTATCTGAACTAAGAGCTGCGGCAGAAAAACTGAAAAACTCCGGGGTCACTCCATTTGCAACCGGCTATTATGAGGATTGGAAGCTCGGTGATCACCTCATGAACATCGCTTTTGCCCAGCAGGAAAACACCGAAGCATTTATTCAAAACCTGAACAGCGGAAAAGAAAAAATCAGCAATAATCAAAACTTTGAGGACTTGCTCAACCTGCTCGACCTCACTCTTCAGTACGGAAATGACAACCCGCTCACAACAGATTATGCAATGGAAGTCGACCTTTTCACGTCAGGCAAAGCAGCTGTCATTCAGCAGGGAAACTGGATCCAGCCGATGATTGATCAGGCTGCTCCGGATATGGACATCGGCTTTATGCCCATTCCGATCAACGACAGACCGGTGAAGGAAGCTCTCGTTGTGAGTGTTCCAAATTATTGGGCCGTCAACAAGCAGTCCAGTCCCGAAAAGAAAAAAGAAGCTAAAAAGTTCTTGAACTGGATGGTCTCATCAGAAGAAGGAAAGCGGTACATGACCGAAGAATTCAAATTCATTCCCGCCTTCGATCATATTAAAGCAGAGAACCTCGGTACTCTTGCAGAAGAGACCCTGCAAACCTATAAAGAAGGCAGCGCCGTTCCGTCCAACTGGTTCGATTTCCCCGTCGGAATCCGCGAGGAATTCGGTGAAGCCACCCAGCTTTACGTCGGCAGACAGCTGAACAGGAAACAGCTGCTTAATGAATATCAGAAATCCTGGGAAAGGTTTTCAAAGGAATAG
- a CDS encoding mandelate racemase/muconate lactonizing enzyme family protein, which yields MKITDIEAIYLHLPEIDALRCDGTQDTLLVRIHTDEGLTGIGEVDSSPQVAKAIIEASASHLISNGLKDIIIGEDPFDREKLWNNMFHGSSYYGRQGAAIHAISGIDMALWDIVGKGAERSTAQMLGGVYRNRVKAYASLVMPETIKEACLLAEKYMGMGYKAIKFGWGPFGEDEYFDVEAVKAIRSVIGERTELMIDIGQRWDAKHAIKMARRFEEYGVHWIEEPLAPDDLEGYAMLSAATDIHIAAGENESGRKAFERLMKEGRVDIIQPDLGRCGGLTEGKKIADLAYAEHKKIVPHAFKTGILVAASTHFAASIPNGFLMEYTVSDSPLARTLVQNPVLFKDGYVHLPDRPGLGIEIDPDAEKRFRV from the coding sequence GTGAAAATTACTGATATAGAAGCCATATACCTGCACCTGCCGGAAATTGATGCTCTCCGCTGTGACGGGACACAGGATACGCTGCTGGTCCGGATTCATACCGATGAAGGTTTAACGGGAATAGGAGAGGTAGATTCTTCACCGCAAGTGGCAAAGGCAATTATCGAAGCGTCTGCTTCTCATTTAATCAGCAATGGATTAAAGGATATCATTATTGGAGAGGATCCTTTTGACCGTGAGAAGCTTTGGAACAACATGTTTCATGGCTCCTCCTACTATGGAAGGCAGGGGGCAGCCATCCACGCCATCAGCGGAATTGATATGGCACTATGGGATATTGTCGGCAAGGGGGCAGAACGCTCAACAGCTCAAATGCTTGGCGGTGTATACAGAAACCGCGTAAAAGCTTACGCAAGCCTTGTTATGCCGGAAACGATTAAAGAAGCCTGCTTACTGGCTGAAAAGTATATGGGCATGGGGTATAAAGCAATCAAATTTGGCTGGGGTCCATTTGGAGAAGACGAATATTTTGATGTTGAGGCTGTGAAGGCCATTCGGTCTGTTATCGGAGAACGGACAGAGCTTATGATTGATATCGGACAGCGATGGGATGCCAAGCATGCCATCAAAATGGCCAGGCGGTTTGAAGAGTATGGTGTGCACTGGATAGAAGAACCGCTTGCTCCGGACGATCTGGAGGGCTATGCCATGCTTTCGGCAGCAACGGACATTCATATCGCTGCAGGAGAAAATGAGAGCGGAAGAAAAGCATTTGAGAGACTCATGAAAGAAGGCCGGGTGGATATTATCCAGCCTGATCTGGGCAGGTGCGGAGGATTAACGGAAGGAAAGAAAATCGCTGATCTTGCTTATGCCGAGCATAAAAAAATTGTCCCCCACGCATTTAAAACGGGCATATTGGTCGCTGCAAGCACTCATTTTGCCGCCAGTATCCCTAATGGGTTTCTGATGGAATATACCGTTTCTGATTCACCTCTTGCAAGAACGCTTGTCCAAAACCCGGTGCTTTTTAAAGATGGATACG
- a CDS encoding histidine kinase: protein MKSIQSRLLLMLLVFIVLPYFLSVFFIYTYTKSSVEQYELENSREQLQENAEELEQYFEEMIDFPSLLYRNPDLFRIFNNGFEDSIYFSPKTMEKSLETFYLMRKEIRQMRFYIDKNKESFTLYNAMISTRRYQPDFLEQGPVKELYASDLNYIIDPPHALINYNNAAIVPESDKTVVLTFHHKITDVLSKKFLGVISIDIDMGEYARICNNLVQGNDSSVLLLDSKNRVMYSNDRSLIGEVLPNGEKERLEGNNQDIILSKELSGSLKGWQLIKKSSSQALYEDVRKTAYTNIIVGIGVGLLGLLMIAVISNRITRPIASLSQKVRSIEGGNENVPFDDSRDDEIGHLESHMKDMMNRINTHIDREYKLEIENKKNQFMALKSQINPHFLFNALQSIGAVALRSKAPKVYQLITSLSRMMRYSLQADQWVRVRDEVDYTKAYLALQSERFGDSVSYSVEMDDTILDMTIPSMILQPLAENFFKHTYEEGFSSAHLLIKGSVQDGHLDFLVENDGPVLTEDKLETLRNNIYTPPFEGTYSTEHIGLKNIRDRLLLRYGPGAQLHVDSMNGKGFSVRMKIPVSGEGS, encoded by the coding sequence GTGAAAAGCATACAAAGCCGCCTGCTGCTTATGCTGCTGGTATTCATTGTGCTGCCGTATTTCCTGTCTGTTTTTTTCATTTATACATACACAAAAAGCAGTGTAGAGCAGTATGAGCTTGAAAACAGCCGGGAGCAGCTGCAGGAAAATGCGGAGGAGCTCGAACAGTATTTTGAGGAGATGATCGACTTCCCGTCTCTTCTTTACCGTAATCCGGACCTGTTCAGGATCTTCAACAACGGATTTGAAGATTCTATCTACTTCAGCCCGAAAACAATGGAAAAAAGTCTTGAAACCTTTTATCTGATGAGAAAGGAAATCAGACAAATGCGTTTTTATATTGATAAAAATAAAGAATCATTCACGCTGTATAATGCCATGATCAGCACGCGCAGATACCAGCCGGATTTTCTCGAGCAGGGTCCGGTGAAAGAACTGTATGCATCTGATCTGAATTACATCATTGATCCGCCCCACGCGCTTATAAACTACAACAACGCAGCCATTGTTCCGGAATCGGATAAAACAGTGGTGCTGACGTTTCATCACAAAATAACAGACGTACTCTCCAAAAAATTTCTCGGAGTTATCTCAATTGATATCGACATGGGAGAGTACGCGCGCATCTGCAATAACCTTGTACAAGGCAATGATTCTTCTGTTTTGCTGCTTGATTCAAAAAACCGGGTCATGTATTCAAATGACAGATCCCTGATTGGCGAAGTCCTTCCAAACGGTGAAAAGGAACGTCTTGAAGGAAACAATCAGGATATTATTCTCTCTAAAGAGCTGTCCGGGTCCTTAAAAGGGTGGCAGCTGATTAAAAAATCTTCCAGTCAGGCTTTGTATGAGGATGTAAGGAAAACAGCCTATACGAATATTATCGTAGGGATCGGCGTGGGGCTGCTCGGCCTTTTAATGATTGCGGTTATCTCAAACCGGATTACACGCCCAATTGCAAGCCTGAGCCAAAAGGTCCGCTCGATTGAAGGCGGAAACGAAAATGTTCCGTTTGATGACAGCCGGGATGATGAAATCGGTCACCTTGAGTCTCACATGAAGGATATGATGAACCGGATCAACACCCATATTGACCGGGAATATAAGCTTGAGATAGAGAACAAAAAAAATCAGTTCATGGCGCTGAAATCACAGATCAATCCTCATTTCCTGTTTAATGCCCTGCAGTCGATCGGAGCGGTTGCCCTTAGATCCAAGGCTCCAAAGGTATATCAGCTGATCACCTCACTGTCGAGAATGATGCGCTACTCCCTGCAGGCAGATCAGTGGGTGCGGGTCCGGGACGAGGTGGACTATACAAAAGCGTACCTTGCGCTGCAGTCCGAACGGTTCGGTGATTCAGTGAGCTATTCAGTCGAGATGGACGACACCATTTTGGACATGACGATTCCAAGCATGATTCTGCAGCCGCTCGCCGAGAACTTTTTCAAACACACGTACGAGGAAGGATTCAGCAGTGCTCATTTGCTTATTAAAGGTTCCGTTCAGGACGGACATCTTGATTTTTTGGTGGAGAATGACGGACCCGTACTGACAGAGGACAAGCTTGAGACATTGCGGAACAACATTTATACGCCCCCATTTGAGGGAACCTATTCAACCGAACATATCGGCTTGAAAAATATTCGTGACAGGCTCCTGCTCCGGTACGGACCCGGCGCACAGCTGCATGTTGATTCAATGAACGGAAAAGGCTTTTCGGTCCGGATGAAAATACCGGTCTCAGGAGAAGGGAGCTGA
- a CDS encoding phytanoyl-CoA dioxygenase family protein yields MNLHGLTIEQKMMWERDGYLVFEDFLPQKETAYYNEKLDQAMTVFREENRKNPETGVLDHVDQICGIIEHEEAFLELMENPKMMNVMRDLLGDQFVMIDNDGLIKPPKKAAHTNWHRDTGTTLFVDEKPVPFMIKVFYFLSDVSYDGGCLAFLPGSVHMSNDELPKVENQEDMPGHVRMNVKKGTAVVFHGSAYHSALNNFSEETRRSLIFNYAPSFVRTWPGYEPSEALKAKADTNLRKMLLGMSPWCSDAKAFEEEAVSQ; encoded by the coding sequence ATGAATTTACACGGTTTAACTATTGAACAAAAAATGATGTGGGAACGAGACGGATACTTGGTTTTTGAGGATTTTTTGCCGCAAAAAGAAACCGCTTACTATAATGAGAAGCTGGATCAGGCGATGACAGTATTTCGCGAGGAAAACCGCAAAAATCCTGAAACAGGTGTCCTTGATCATGTTGATCAAATCTGCGGAATCATTGAGCATGAAGAGGCATTTCTTGAGCTGATGGAAAATCCAAAAATGATGAATGTTATGCGGGATCTGCTTGGAGACCAGTTCGTGATGATCGATAACGACGGCTTAATCAAGCCTCCGAAAAAAGCAGCTCATACAAACTGGCACCGCGACACAGGCACAACGTTGTTTGTCGATGAAAAACCAGTTCCCTTCATGATTAAAGTGTTCTACTTCCTATCGGACGTAAGCTATGACGGAGGATGTCTTGCTTTCCTTCCGGGAAGTGTCCACATGAGCAATGATGAACTGCCTAAGGTTGAAAATCAGGAGGATATGCCGGGGCATGTTCGAATGAATGTGAAAAAAGGAACAGCGGTTGTTTTTCACGGTTCTGCCTACCATTCAGCTTTAAACAATTTCTCTGAGGAAACAAGACGCTCCCTCATTTTCAATTACGCTCCTTCCTTCGTCCGCACCTGGCCGGGATATGAGCCTTCAGAAGCTTTAAAAGCAAAAGCGGATACAAACCTGCGAAAAATGCTTCTCGGCATGTCGCCATGGTGTTCCGATGCAAAGGCGTTTGAAGAAGAAGCTGTCAGTCAATGA